The following proteins come from a genomic window of Myxococcota bacterium:
- the purB gene encoding adenylosuccinate lyase, whose protein sequence is MIDRYSLPEMAAIWSEEGKYRRWLDVELAVVDVLAERGVVPAESARTIRERAGFDVARIQEIEAEVRHDVIAFTTNVAEHVGPESRWVHYGMTSSDVLDTALALQIRDAGALLLAECDALSDALRARALEFKHEPCVGRTHGVHAEPTTFGLKFLIFWKAVRRARARIARALDEAAVGKISGAVGTFAHLDPTVEEAVCARLRIGFEPAASQVVQRDRHAAFVAALSIAASTLEQMAVEFRHLARTEVREVEEEFGKAQKGSSAMPHKRNPWRFETVTGLARVVRSHSQAAMENLALWHERDISNSSVERIVLPDATIALHFMLRRMTGLVASLRVFRDRVRANLELTQGLVFSGTLLLALAEKGLTREVAYRLVQGHAMETWEKGGDFRERVLADAAITEHLSKEEIDRAFSLDHALRHVDAIFERTLAEEGS, encoded by the coding sequence ATGATCGATCGTTATTCGCTGCCCGAGATGGCGGCGATCTGGTCCGAAGAAGGCAAGTACCGCCGCTGGCTCGACGTCGAGCTCGCGGTGGTCGACGTGCTCGCCGAGCGCGGCGTCGTTCCCGCCGAGAGCGCGCGAACCATCCGCGAGCGCGCCGGCTTCGACGTCGCGCGCATCCAGGAGATCGAGGCCGAGGTCCGCCACGACGTGATCGCGTTCACGACGAACGTCGCGGAGCACGTCGGCCCCGAGTCCCGCTGGGTGCACTACGGGATGACGTCGAGCGACGTGCTGGACACGGCGCTCGCGCTGCAGATCCGCGACGCGGGTGCACTGCTGCTCGCCGAGTGCGACGCGCTCTCCGACGCGCTGCGGGCGCGCGCGCTCGAGTTCAAGCACGAGCCGTGCGTCGGCCGCACGCACGGCGTGCACGCCGAGCCGACGACGTTCGGCCTCAAGTTCCTGATCTTCTGGAAGGCCGTGCGCCGGGCCCGCGCGCGCATCGCGCGCGCGCTCGACGAGGCCGCGGTCGGAAAGATCTCGGGCGCGGTCGGCACCTTCGCGCACCTCGACCCGACGGTGGAGGAAGCCGTGTGCGCCCGCCTGCGCATCGGCTTCGAGCCCGCTGCGAGCCAGGTCGTGCAGCGCGACCGGCACGCGGCCTTCGTGGCCGCGCTCTCGATCGCCGCCTCGACGCTCGAGCAGATGGCCGTCGAGTTCCGCCACCTCGCGCGCACCGAGGTGCGCGAGGTCGAGGAGGAGTTCGGGAAGGCGCAGAAGGGCTCGTCCGCGATGCCGCACAAGCGAAACCCGTGGCGCTTCGAGACGGTGACGGGCCTCGCTCGCGTGGTGCGCAGCCATTCGCAGGCGGCGATGGAGAACCTGGCGCTCTGGCACGAGCGCGACATCAGCAACTCGTCGGTCGAGCGCATCGTGCTGCCCGACGCGACGATCGCGCTCCACTTCATGCTCCGCCGCATGACGGGCCTCGTCGCGAGCCTTCGCGTCTTCCGCGACCGCGTGCGCGCGAACCTCGAGCTCACGCAGGGGCTCGTGTTCAGTGGGACGCTGCTGCTCGCGCTGGCCGAGAAGGGGCTCACGCGCGAGGTCGCGTACCGGCTCGTGCAGGGGCACGCGATGGAGACGTGGGAGAAGGGCGGCGACTTCCGCGAGCGCGTGCTCGCGGACGCCGCGATCACCGAGCACCTGTCGAAGGAGGAGATCGACCGCGCGTTCAGCCTCGACCACGCGCTGCGCCACGTCGACGCCATCTTCGAACGGACGCTCGCGGAGGAAGGCTCGTGA
- the purS gene encoding phosphoribosylformylglycinamidine synthase subunit PurS — MKARVLVTLKPDVLDPQGQAIQKAIRSLGHAGVRDVRQGKVFEVELDAQDAASARELLAKLADQLLANTVIEDYRVEIAGE, encoded by the coding sequence GTGAAGGCACGAGTGCTCGTGACGCTGAAGCCCGACGTGCTCGATCCGCAGGGCCAGGCGATCCAGAAGGCGATCCGCTCGCTCGGTCACGCGGGCGTGCGCGACGTGCGGCAGGGCAAGGTGTTCGAGGTGGAGCTCGACGCGCAGGACGCCGCGTCGGCGCGCGAGCTGCTCGCGAAGCTCGCCGACCAGCTGCTCGCGAACACGGTGATCGAGGACTACAGGGTCGAGATCGCCGGCGAATGA
- a CDS encoding ABA4-like family protein produces the protein MTPPQLELAFALANASVMPWWAVFVVAPRSRAAARLASHGAVFAALGALYAGLVVAAFGAGPAGPSTASPLAAASWRAVLGTDSGFLAGWVHYLCFDLFVGAWIVREARRIDVAPRVELLFAWLLGPLGLLLFLARRARRLRSFGGLGEIDAA, from the coding sequence ATGACGCCGCCGCAGCTCGAGCTGGCGTTCGCGCTCGCGAACGCGAGCGTGATGCCGTGGTGGGCGGTGTTCGTCGTCGCGCCGCGCTCGCGCGCGGCGGCGCGGCTGGCCTCGCACGGCGCCGTGTTCGCGGCGCTCGGCGCGCTCTATGCGGGTCTCGTGGTCGCGGCGTTCGGCGCAGGCCCTGCGGGCCCGTCGACGGCGAGCCCGCTCGCGGCGGCGTCGTGGCGCGCCGTCCTCGGCACCGACTCGGGCTTCCTCGCGGGCTGGGTCCACTACCTCTGCTTCGACCTGTTCGTCGGCGCCTGGATCGTGCGCGAGGCGAGGCGCATCGACGTGGCCCCGCGCGTCGAGCTGCTCTTCGCGTGGCTGCTCGGCCCGCTCGGCCTGCTGCTCTTCCTCGCGCGACGCGCGCGTCGCCTCCGCTCGTTCGGTGGCCTCGGCGAGATCGACGCCGCCTGA